Proteins encoded together in one Astatotilapia calliptera chromosome 7, fAstCal1.2, whole genome shotgun sequence window:
- the LOC113024992 gene encoding apoptosis facilitator Bcl-2-like protein 14 — protein sequence MTSQRAEDASEVFQLLEKYCSKRSKQRSPEMAVRTIAARRVKGNVPVIFPQGPAPSASFQKSLEVVLDGEVCFSGESSTCDEVHNRTLSTSAHTDDIVQRLVELIRAEGDDIDRKIKQNLDLQQQLRDLDYDMFKELTSSVQSLVHPAERAAPSEVHIQRQKIALVFEVTSRLSATSLVHQRRVLSFGEQYIQENHSAWVEQHRGWAEAFSID from the exons ATGACAAGCCAGCGAGCTGAAGATGCCAGCGAGGTGTTCCAGCTGCTGGAAAAGTACTGCAGCAAGAGGTCAAAACAGCGCTCACCTGAGATGGCAGTGAGGACGATTGCTGCCCGCCGTGTGAAAGGAAACGTCCCAG TTATCTTTCCTCAGGGTCCAGCTCCCAGTGCAAGTTTCCAGAAGTCTCTGGAGGTTGTACTTGATGGAGAAG TTTGTTTCTCAGGTGAGTCTTCCACCTGTGATGAGGTGCACAACAGGACGCTCAGTACCTCAGCGCACACGGATG ACATCGTCCAGAGGCTGGTAGAGCTGATCAGAGCGGAGGGAGACGACATCGACAGGAAG ATCAAACAGAACCTGGAcctccagcagcagctcagagacCTGGACTATGACATGTTCAAGGAGCTCACCTCCAGCGTGCAGAGCCTGGTCCACCCGGCGGAGCGGGCGGCACCCTCTGAGGTTCACATTCAGAGGCAGAAGATCGCTCTGGTCTTCGAAGTGACCAGCAGGCTGTCAGCCACGAGTCTGGTCCACCAGAGGAGGGTGCTGAGCTTTGGAGAGCAGTACATTCAGGAGAACCACTCGGCTTGGGTGGAGCAGCACAGAGGCTGG GCTGAAGCTTTCAGCATCGACTGA
- the snx20 gene encoding sorting nexin-20 translates to MAEAQQGAQDLTEVDTMTPEDLPGSSSLTTKELQQNWRAVKQRERPVRLLFEIPSTRIVEHVLHKYVLYQVVVMRSGSFDSRRVSVERRYSDFSRFHHKLLEEFDEELEEVQLPRKMLSGNFSPESIGERRLALQDYLAKLYATRCVRHSPCFSAFFTEQEQQRAHGLLRAGQFRPAAELLQTVLDIQEKLLPWQKPTLLVPALAALAVCYRDLDEPERAFSAAQRALPPVRRYGLTRYRAPLLELLVDLGYQLGRPVAQLQDELTALRDAERGEASSHSLKEVVIQEFL, encoded by the exons ATGGCAGAAGCTCAGCAGGGAGCCCAAGACCTGACTGAGGTGGACACAATGACTCCAG AGGACTTGCCCGGCTCTTCCAGTTTAACCACTAAGGAGCTGCAGCAGAACTGGAGGGCGGTGAAGCAGCGAGAGCGACCCGTCCGGCTGCTCTTTGAGATCCCCTCCACCCGCATCGTCGAGCACGTGCTACACAAATACGTG ctCTACCAGGTGGTGGTGATGCGTTCTGGCAGCTTCGATTCCCGCCGTGTTTCGGTGGAGCGCCGCTACAGCGACTTCTCCCGCTTCCACCACAAACTGCTGGAGGAGTTTGacgaggagctggaggaggtgcagCTGCCTCGCAAGATGCTCTCGGGGAACTTCTCCCCCGAGAGCATCGGGGAGCGGCGCCTGGCGCTGCAGGACTACCTGGCGAAGCTGTACGCCACGCGCTGCGTCAGACACTCGCCTTGCTTCTCGGCTTTCTTCAcagagcaggagcagcagcgggCGCACGGCCTGCTCCGGGCGGGGCAGTTCCGGCCAGCCGCAGAGCTGCTGCAGACCGTGCTGGACATCCAGGAGAAGCTGCTGCCCTGGCAGAAGCCCACCCTCCTCGTGCCCGCCCTCGCCGCCCTCGCTGTCTGCTACCGGGACCTGGACGAACCGGAGCGGGCGTTCTCCGCCGCTCAGAGAGCGCTGCCTCCGGTGAGGCGCTACGGACTGACGCGCTACAGAGCGCCGCTGCTGGAGCTGCTGGTGGACCTCGGGTACCAATTGGGCCGGCccgtggctcagctgcaggatgAGTTGACCGCTCTGAGAGATGCCGAGCGTGGGGAAGCGTCCTCCCACTCTCTGAAGGAGGTAGTGATCCAGGAGTTCCTCTGA
- the mphosph6 gene encoding M-phase phosphoprotein 6 translates to MASESVKLSKNLLRMKFMQRRLDAETKKQLEEDERRIISDEHWYLDLPELKAKENLIIEERSFVPCEDLKYGRLSFRGFNPEVEKLMALMNPREEEEEEEEDLSRMQTDVTDEEMALRYESLVGSMKKKFATKRERVAQEADEENHEAAKRAFVKPQD, encoded by the exons ATGGCGAGTGAGTCGGTGAAGCTGTCCAAAAACCTGCTGCGGATGAAG TTCATGCAGAGACGTCTGGATGCAGAGACGAAgaagcagctggaggaggacgAGCGGAGGATCATCAGTGATGAGCACTGGTACCTGGACCTACCCGAGCTCAAGGCTAAAGA GAACCTGATCATCGAGGAGAGGAGTTTCGTTCCCTGCGAGGATCTGAAGTATGGCCGACTCTCCTTCAGAGGCTTCAATCCTGAAGTCGAG AAGCTGATGGCTCTGATGAAccccagagaggaagaggaggaggaagaggaggacctGAGCCGGATGCAAACAGACGTCACAGATGAAGAAATGGCTCTGAG GTACGAGAGTTTAGTTGGAAGCATGAAGAAGAAGTTTGCAACGAAGCGAGAGCGAGTGGCGCAGGAGGCGGACGAGGAGAACCACGAGGCGGCGAAGAGAGCATTCGTGAAGCCTCAGGACTGA
- the gpia gene encoding glucose-6-phosphate isomerase a: protein MALTADANFQKLKQWHEANGASLNMRALFESDPERFGRFSTTLQTDDGDILIDYSKNLINQDVLAMLLALAKSRGLEEARKKMFSGEKINFTEGRAVLHVALRNRSNTPILVDGEDVMPEVNRVLDKMKAFCQKVRSGDWKGFSGKSITDVVNIGIGGSDLGPLMVTEALKPYSAGGPDVWFVSNIDGTHLAKTLAKLNPETTLFIIASKTFTTQETITNAESAKDWFLQTAADKSAVAKHFVALSTNSAKVKDFGIDTANMFEFWDWVGGRYSLWSAIGLSIALHVGFENFEQLLSGAHWMDNHFRSAPLEQNAPVLLAMLGVWYINFFQAETHAMLPYDQYMHRFAAYFQQGDMESNGKYITKDGARVNYHTGPIVWGEPGTNGQHAFYQLIHQGTRMIPADFLIPAQSQHPIRNNLHHKILVANFLAQTEALMKGKTPDEARKELEAAGMSGDALEKLLPHKVFLGNKPSNSIVFKKLTPFILGALVAMYEHKIFVQGVMWDINSYDQWGVELGKQLAKKIEPELKYDSEVTSHDSSTNGLINFLKKNFA from the exons ATGGCTCTGACCGCCGACGCAAACTTCCAGAAGCTGAAGCAGTGGCACGAGGCAAACGGCGCGAGCCTCAACATGAGGGCCCTGTTCGAGTCCGACCCGGAGCGTTTCGGCCGGTTCAG CACCACCCTGCAGACGGATGATGGCGACATCCTGATCGATTATTCCAAGAACCTGATCAACCAGGACGTCTTGGCCATGCTCCTGGCCCTG GCCAAGTCTCGGGGGCTGGAGGAGGCGCGGAAGAAGATGTTTTCCGGAGAGAAGATCAACTTCACCGAG GGCCGGGCCGTGCTCCACGTCGCTCTGAGGAACCGCTCCAACACGCCGATCCTCGTCGACGGCGAAGACGTGATGCCCGAGGTCAACAGGGTGCTCGACAAGATGAAGGCGTTCTGCcag AAAGTTCGCAGTGGTGACTGGAAAGGCTTCAGCGGGAAGAGCATCACTGACGTGGTGAACATCGGCATCGGAGGCTCCGACCTG GGCCCTCTGATGGTGACGGAGGCTCTGAAGCCGTACTCGGCGGGAGGACCGGACGTTTGGTTCGTTTCCAACATCGACGGGACTCACCTGGCCAAGACGCTCGCCAAGCTGAACCCCGAGACCACCCTGTTCATCATTGCCTCCAAG ACCTTCACCACCCAGGAGACCATCACCAACGCCGAGTCCGCCAAAGACTGGTTCTTGCAGACCGCCGCCGAC AAATCTGCTGTGGCCAAACACTTTGTGGCTCTGTCCACCAACTCA GCTAAGGTGAAGGACTTCGGCATCGACACGGCGAACATGTTCGAGTTCTGGGAC TGGGTCGGAGGTCGCTACTCGCTGTGGTCGGCCATCGGTCTGTCCATCGCTCTGCACGTGG gcTTTGAGAACTTCGAGCAGCTTCTCTCCGGAGCTCACTGGATG GACAACCATTTCCGCAGTGCCCCCCTGGAGCAAAACGCCCCCGTGCTACTCGCCATGCTTGGCGTCTGGTACATCAACTTCTTCCAGGCAGAGACCCACGCCATGCTGCCCTACGACCAGTACATGCACCGCTTCGCCGCCTACTTCCAGCAG GGCGACATGGAGTCCAATGGGAAGTACATCACCAAAGATGGCGCCCGCGTCAACTACCACACTGGACCAATCGTGTGGGGCGAGCCGGGGACCAATGGGCAGCACGCCTTCTACCAGCTCATCCACCAAG GCACTCGTATGATTCCTGCTGACTTCCTCATTCCTGCTCAGTCTCAGCATCCAATCAGAAACAACCTCCACCACAAG ATCCTGGTGGCAAACTTCCTGGCTCAGACCGAAGCGCTGATGAAGGGAAAGACTCCGGACGAGGCCCGGAAAGAGCTGGAGGCCGCCGGCATGTCGGGAGATGCTCTGGAGAAGCTGCTGCCGCACAAG gtgTTTCTGGGGAACAAGCCGAGCAACTCGATCGTTTTCAAGAAGCTCACCCCGTTCATACTGGGAGCTCTGGTCG CCATGTACGAGCACAAGATTTTCGTCCAGGGCGTCATGTGGGACATCAACAGCTACGACCAGTGGGG GGTGGAGCTCGGGAAGCAGCTCGCCAAGAAGATCGAGCCGGAGCTGAAGTACGACTCGGAGGTGACCTCCCACGACTCGTCCACCAACGGCCTCATCAACTTCCTGAAGAAGAACTTCGCCTGA